One part of the Nostoc sp. PCC 7120 = FACHB-418 genome encodes these proteins:
- a CDS encoding amino acid ABC transporter permease has protein sequence MTNEKPPFWRDNRFWYIAGQLIALFLAAFVVAILLGNLNRNLQRLGIQFGFDFLKQQASFDIGETLIAYKPTDTYSLALWVGLINSLRIAFVGIILTTIVGILAGIARLSDNWLVRNISLVYVEIFRNTPLLLQLLFWYFAVFLGLPRADNKISLGGFIGLSQNGLELPWFTFSPEFSALLLGLIFYTGAFIAEIVRGGIQSVSKGQWEAGRSLGLNPSLIMRLVIFPQALRVIIPPLTSQYLNLTKNSSLAIAIGYPDIYFVASTTFNQTGKAVEVMLLLMLTYLSLSLTISLIMNAFNRTVQIKER, from the coding sequence ATGACCAACGAAAAACCTCCTTTTTGGCGTGATAATCGCTTCTGGTATATTGCTGGGCAATTGATTGCTTTATTTTTAGCTGCATTTGTAGTAGCTATCCTTTTAGGTAATCTTAACCGCAATTTGCAACGATTGGGCATTCAATTTGGCTTTGATTTCCTCAAGCAGCAAGCATCTTTTGATATCGGTGAAACCCTGATTGCTTATAAACCAACTGATACTTATAGTTTGGCTTTATGGGTAGGACTAATTAATTCATTACGAATAGCATTTGTCGGCATCATTCTGACAACAATCGTTGGTATACTTGCGGGGATAGCTAGATTATCTGATAACTGGCTAGTGCGGAATATTTCACTAGTTTATGTAGAGATATTTCGTAATACACCATTACTTTTACAATTGTTGTTTTGGTACTTTGCAGTTTTTTTAGGGCTTCCCAGAGCAGATAACAAAATTTCTCTTGGGGGATTTATTGGTCTGAGCCAAAACGGATTAGAACTACCTTGGTTCACCTTTTCACCAGAGTTTTCTGCATTACTGCTGGGGCTAATTTTTTATACTGGAGCTTTTATTGCGGAAATTGTTCGGGGCGGGATTCAGTCAGTATCCAAAGGACAATGGGAAGCAGGGCGATCGCTAGGATTAAACCCAAGCTTAATCATGCGCCTAGTTATTTTCCCTCAAGCCTTGCGAGTCATCATTCCGCCACTCACAAGCCAGTATCTCAATCTCACCAAAAATTCCAGTTTAGCGATCGCCATCGGCTACCCCGATATTTATTTTGTCGCCTCCACCACCTTTAATCAAACGGGAAAAGCAGTAGAAGTCATGTTACTCCTAATGCTTACCTATCTCTCTCTCAGTTTGACTATCTCCCTCATCATGAATGCCTTTAATCGCACCGTACAGATTAAAGAAAGGTAA